The following coding sequences lie in one Arthrobacter sp. PGP41 genomic window:
- a CDS encoding CTP synthase, with translation MIGSNSVVQRSNSRVNSRFPGSSKTTKHIFVTGGVASSLGKGLTASSLGHLLRARGLSVTMQKLDPYLNVDPGTMNPFQHGEVFVTDDGAETDLDIGHYERFLDENLEGSANVTTGQVYSTVIAKERRGEYLGDTVQVIPHITDEIKRRMRLPAEGKNAPDVIITEIGGTVGDIESQPFLESARQVRQDIGRTNVFFLHVSLVPYIGPSQELKTKPTQHSVAALRSIGIQPEAIVIRSDREVPDAMREKIGRMCDVDIDAVVNAADAPSIYDIPKTLHTQGLDSYIVRALDLPFKDVDWTSWDKLLEAVHNPKHEVEIALVGKYIDLPDAYLSVTEALRAGGFANDTKVKIRWVPSDECETREGAVKALDGVDAICVPGGFGIRGLEGKLGALKFARETKLPVLGLCLGLQCMVIEYARNVVGLEGASSSEFEPDSKYPVIATMEEQLEFVEGRGDLGGTMRLGLYEAKLDAGSVIAETYGKTTVSERHRHRYEVNNKYRDQIAAEGLVFSGTSPDGKLVEFVELPADVHPYYVATQAHPELSSRPTRPHPLFAGLVKAALKHQEGSDTAAIADAGALHSGTVAAK, from the coding sequence ATGATAGGCTCGAATTCCGTGGTGCAGCGATCAAATTCCCGTGTAAATTCCCGGTTCCCGGGCTCGTCCAAGACGACCAAACACATCTTCGTAACCGGTGGTGTGGCGTCCTCGCTCGGTAAGGGACTGACGGCGTCAAGCCTCGGCCACCTGCTGCGGGCGCGTGGCCTGTCTGTAACTATGCAGAAGCTCGATCCGTACCTGAACGTCGATCCGGGCACCATGAACCCCTTCCAGCACGGCGAAGTCTTCGTCACTGACGACGGTGCCGAAACTGACCTGGACATCGGACACTATGAGCGCTTCCTGGACGAAAACCTGGAAGGTTCGGCAAACGTGACCACGGGCCAGGTGTACTCCACGGTCATCGCCAAGGAACGCCGCGGCGAGTACCTCGGCGACACCGTCCAGGTCATCCCGCACATCACCGATGAGATCAAGCGCCGCATGCGCCTGCCGGCCGAGGGCAAGAACGCCCCGGACGTCATCATCACCGAAATCGGCGGCACCGTGGGCGATATCGAATCCCAGCCGTTCCTCGAGTCGGCCCGCCAGGTACGCCAGGACATCGGCCGCACCAACGTGTTCTTCCTCCACGTCTCGCTGGTCCCGTACATCGGGCCGTCCCAGGAACTGAAGACCAAGCCCACCCAGCACTCCGTCGCAGCACTGCGGTCCATCGGTATCCAGCCTGAGGCGATCGTTATCCGCTCGGACCGCGAAGTTCCGGACGCGATGCGGGAAAAGATCGGCCGCATGTGCGATGTCGACATTGACGCCGTGGTCAACGCTGCTGATGCCCCGAGCATCTACGACATCCCCAAGACGCTCCACACGCAGGGCCTGGACTCGTACATCGTGCGCGCCCTGGACCTGCCCTTCAAGGACGTGGACTGGACCAGCTGGGACAAGCTGCTCGAAGCCGTGCACAACCCCAAGCACGAGGTTGAAATCGCGCTGGTGGGCAAGTACATCGACCTGCCCGACGCCTACCTGTCAGTAACCGAGGCCCTGCGAGCCGGCGGCTTCGCCAACGACACCAAGGTCAAGATCCGCTGGGTCCCCTCGGACGAATGCGAAACCCGCGAGGGCGCCGTCAAGGCGCTCGACGGCGTCGACGCCATCTGTGTTCCCGGCGGCTTCGGCATCCGCGGGCTTGAAGGCAAACTCGGCGCCCTGAAGTTCGCCCGCGAAACCAAACTGCCGGTCCTGGGACTCTGCCTGGGCCTGCAGTGCATGGTCATCGAATACGCCCGCAACGTGGTGGGGCTGGAGGGCGCTTCGTCCAGCGAGTTCGAGCCGGACTCCAAGTACCCGGTCATTGCCACCATGGAAGAGCAGCTGGAGTTCGTGGAAGGCCGCGGCGACCTCGGCGGCACCATGCGCCTGGGCCTCTACGAAGCAAAGCTCGACGCCGGATCCGTCATCGCGGAAACCTACGGCAAGACCACCGTCAGCGAACGCCACCGCCACCGCTACGAGGTCAACAACAAGTACCGCGACCAGATTGCAGCTGAAGGCCTGGTCTTCTCCGGCACGTCCCCGGACGGCAAGCTCGTGGAGTTCGTTGAACTGCCCGCGGACGTCCACCCGTACTACGTGGCCACCCAGGCGCATCCTGAGCTGAGCTCGCGTCCCACGCGGCCGCACCCGCTGTTCGCCGGCCTGGTCAAGGCAGCCCTGAAGCACCAGGAGGGCTCCGACACGGCCGCCATCGCGGATGCCGGCGCCCTGCACTCCGGTACGGTAGCCGCTAAGTAG
- a CDS encoding NUDIX domain-containing protein yields the protein MPGTPENPPAAQQVSDAPSPRRLLSTEKVYEGRIWDVVSDSFQLQETGEALTRDYIDHPGAVAVLPMNADGEILLLRQYRHPVGMDLWEIPAGLLDIEGEDFVVGAARELAEEADLAAGTWNVLADFFNSPGSSSEAIRIYLARDLTDIPHHERHERTDEEAEIEFHWIDLDDAVASVLAGRLHNPSAVVGILAAAAARAGGYEGLRPADAPWPAHPSQR from the coding sequence ATGCCCGGCACACCTGAAAACCCCCCTGCTGCACAGCAGGTTTCGGATGCACCGAGCCCGCGCCGTCTTTTGTCTACCGAGAAGGTGTACGAGGGCCGGATCTGGGACGTGGTCAGCGACAGCTTCCAGCTGCAGGAGACCGGCGAGGCCCTGACCCGCGACTACATTGACCACCCCGGGGCAGTGGCCGTCCTGCCCATGAACGCCGACGGCGAAATCCTCCTCCTCAGGCAATACCGCCACCCGGTGGGCATGGACCTCTGGGAAATCCCGGCCGGCCTGCTGGACATCGAAGGGGAGGACTTCGTCGTCGGAGCCGCCCGCGAACTGGCCGAGGAAGCGGACCTCGCCGCGGGAACGTGGAACGTCCTGGCCGACTTCTTCAACTCCCCGGGGTCCTCCAGCGAGGCCATCAGGATCTACCTTGCCCGGGACCTCACTGACATACCCCACCACGAACGCCACGAGCGGACCGATGAGGAAGCGGAGATCGAGTTCCACTGGATCGACCTGGACGACGCCGTGGCGTCGGTGCTGGCCGGCAGGCTCCACAACCCGTCCGCCGTCGTCGGAATCCTGGCGGCGGCCGCGGCCCGCGCCGGCGGGTATGAAGGCCTCCGTCCAGCGGATGCCCCGTGGCCTGCCCACCCCAGCCAGCGCTGA
- the xerD gene encoding site-specific tyrosine recombinase XerD → MVPISSAGLAPAGPAPATPVQDSAPPPAPPTAVDRGITDYLQHMGVERGLAANTLAAYRRDLARYSRYLSAAGCRRPEEVTRRHVTGFVQALSDGSDGGTALGVRSAARTVVAVRGLHKFWALEGHTPSDPASEVHPPMPGKRLPKAISVDEVTRILEAAGTDTATGLRDRALLEFLYSTGARISEAVGLDVDDISLAEAGSGPAIVRLFGKGSKERLVPLGSYGARALDAYLVRGRPLLAAKGKGTPALFLNARGGRISRQSAWTILKAAAEKANITKDVSPHTLRHSFATHLLEGGADVRVVQELLGHASVTTTQVYTLVTADTLREIYAAAHPRALG, encoded by the coding sequence ATGGTCCCCATTTCCTCCGCCGGGCTGGCCCCGGCCGGTCCGGCCCCGGCAACGCCGGTCCAGGATTCCGCACCACCGCCTGCACCGCCAACCGCCGTTGACCGCGGCATCACCGACTACCTCCAGCACATGGGTGTGGAGCGCGGGCTCGCGGCCAACACCCTGGCTGCCTACCGGCGGGACCTTGCCCGCTACTCCCGCTACCTTTCCGCCGCAGGCTGCCGGCGCCCGGAGGAGGTCACCCGGCGCCACGTGACCGGATTCGTCCAGGCCCTGTCTGACGGTTCCGACGGCGGCACGGCCCTGGGAGTGCGGTCCGCGGCCAGGACCGTGGTTGCCGTACGCGGCCTCCACAAGTTCTGGGCCCTGGAGGGGCATACCCCCTCCGACCCCGCCAGTGAGGTCCACCCGCCAATGCCCGGGAAACGGCTGCCGAAGGCCATCAGCGTGGACGAGGTGACCAGGATCCTCGAGGCGGCGGGAACGGACACGGCAACAGGGCTGCGCGACCGGGCCCTCCTTGAGTTCCTGTATTCCACCGGGGCGCGGATCAGTGAGGCCGTGGGCCTGGACGTTGACGACATTTCCTTGGCGGAGGCCGGATCGGGCCCGGCCATCGTTCGGCTCTTCGGCAAGGGGTCCAAGGAACGGCTGGTACCTCTCGGCTCGTACGGGGCCAGGGCGTTGGACGCCTACCTGGTGCGCGGACGTCCCCTGCTGGCGGCGAAGGGAAAAGGAACACCCGCACTGTTCCTGAATGCCCGCGGCGGCCGCATCAGCCGCCAGAGTGCCTGGACCATCCTCAAGGCAGCAGCCGAAAAGGCGAACATCACCAAGGACGTTTCCCCGCACACCCTCAGGCACTCCTTCGCCACCCACCTGCTCGAAGGCGGCGCCGACGTCCGCGTGGTCCAGGAACTCCTGGGTCATGCCTCGGTGACCACAACCCAGGTGTATACCCTTGTCACTGCCGATACCCTGCGGGAGATTTATGCTGCCGCGCATCCCCGGGCACTGGGCTGA
- a CDS encoding 8-oxo-dGTP diphosphatase, with protein MAAAAVALCFLLREVDGVPQVLLGLKKTGFGCGKIVGIGGHVEAGETAAEAVIREVREETDVGLRLEDLRDAGVVRFVFPAKPEWDMDTRLFTAVCWEGEPIESIEIAPAWFDTAALPVDRMWQDADHWLPVVLEGGRVNIVVTMDNDNEAVASSESLLP; from the coding sequence GTGGCTGCCGCTGCAGTGGCCCTGTGTTTCCTGCTCCGCGAAGTGGACGGCGTCCCCCAAGTGCTGCTGGGACTAAAGAAAACCGGCTTCGGTTGCGGAAAGATTGTCGGCATCGGCGGGCACGTCGAAGCGGGGGAGACCGCCGCGGAAGCGGTGATCCGCGAGGTGCGGGAGGAAACCGACGTCGGGCTCCGGCTTGAGGACCTTAGGGATGCGGGCGTCGTACGGTTCGTGTTCCCTGCCAAGCCGGAGTGGGACATGGACACGCGCCTGTTCACCGCCGTTTGCTGGGAAGGCGAACCCATCGAAAGCATCGAGATCGCTCCCGCCTGGTTCGATACCGCCGCGCTGCCCGTTGACCGGATGTGGCAGGATGCGGACCACTGGCTGCCGGTGGTGCTGGAGGGCGGCAGGGTCAATATCGTGGTGACCATGGACAACGACAACGAGGCCGTCGCATCGTCGGAAAGCCTGCTGCCTTAA
- a CDS encoding bifunctional 2-methylcitrate synthase/citrate synthase has translation MAEQDIKKGLAGVVVDYTSVSKVNPDTNSLLYRGYPVQELASRCSFEEVAYLLWNGELPSQDQLAEFTARERAGRALDPVVKQVVDTLPTSSHPMDVCRTAASVMGARHPLAEDSSREANMAKAVDLFAAMPAVVAYDQRRRHAAGQRIDPVEPRDDLGYSANFLWMAFGEEQVPEVVEAFNVSMILYAEHSFNASTFTARVITSTLSDLHSAVTGAIGALKGPLHGGANEAVMHTFDEIGIRPEESLEEAAARAKAWMENALAQKKKVMGFGHRVYKHGDSRVPTMKAALDKMIAHYGRPEILGLYQGLETAMDEAKAIKPNLDYPAGPTYHLMGFDTATFTPLFVASRITGWTAHIMEQLDSNSLIRPLSEYNGPEERHLP, from the coding sequence ATGGCTGAACAGGACATCAAAAAAGGTCTCGCCGGCGTCGTAGTGGATTACACATCCGTCTCGAAGGTCAACCCGGACACCAACTCACTGCTGTACCGCGGCTACCCGGTCCAGGAGCTCGCCTCCCGGTGCAGCTTCGAGGAAGTTGCGTACCTCCTCTGGAACGGGGAACTGCCCAGCCAAGACCAGCTAGCTGAATTCACCGCGCGGGAGCGGGCCGGGCGCGCCCTGGACCCGGTGGTCAAGCAGGTAGTCGATACCCTGCCCACCAGCTCGCATCCCATGGATGTCTGCCGGACAGCCGCGTCGGTGATGGGGGCGAGGCATCCGCTAGCGGAAGACTCGTCGCGGGAGGCCAACATGGCCAAAGCGGTGGACCTCTTCGCCGCCATGCCGGCCGTGGTGGCGTACGACCAGCGCCGCAGGCACGCCGCGGGCCAGCGCATCGACCCAGTGGAGCCCCGCGACGACCTTGGCTACTCGGCCAACTTCCTCTGGATGGCGTTTGGCGAGGAGCAGGTACCGGAGGTGGTGGAGGCCTTCAACGTTTCCATGATCCTGTACGCCGAGCACAGCTTCAACGCCTCGACGTTCACAGCTCGGGTCATCACGTCCACCCTCTCGGACCTGCACTCGGCGGTCACCGGAGCCATCGGTGCGCTGAAGGGACCACTGCACGGCGGAGCCAACGAGGCCGTCATGCACACCTTCGACGAGATCGGGATCCGGCCCGAGGAGTCCCTTGAGGAGGCAGCAGCCCGGGCCAAGGCGTGGATGGAGAATGCGCTGGCCCAGAAGAAGAAAGTGATGGGCTTCGGCCACCGCGTGTACAAGCACGGCGACTCCAGGGTGCCCACCATGAAGGCTGCGCTGGACAAGATGATCGCCCACTACGGGCGGCCCGAGATCCTGGGCCTTTACCAGGGGCTTGAAACCGCCATGGACGAAGCCAAGGCCATCAAGCCCAACCTCGACTACCCGGCAGGGCCCACCTACCACCTGATGGGCTTCGACACCGCAACGTTCACTCCCCTGTTCGTTGCCAGCCGCATCACGGGCTGGACGGCGCACATCATGGAGCAGCTGGACTCCAACTCGCTGATCCGGCCGCTGAGCGAGTACAACGGCCCCGAGGAGCGGCACCTGCCGTAG
- the prpB gene encoding methylisocitrate lyase yields MLYSKTTPEQKRVRFRELLASGTIQQFPGAFNPLSARLIEEKGFAGVYISGAVLANDLGLPDIGLTTLTEVATRAGQIARMTDLPAIVDADTGFGEPMNVARTVQEIENAGLAGLHIEDQFNPKRCGHLDGKNVVDLETATKRIRAAADARRDPNFLIMARTDIRATDGLAAAQDRARALVDAGADAIFPEAMATLDEFQAIRDAVDVPILANMTEFGKSELFTVDQLAGVGVNMVIYPVTLLRSAMGAAERTLDSIKAEGTQEAQVGSMLTRARLYDLVDYEAYNRFDTGVFNFQVPGKH; encoded by the coding sequence ATGCTGTACTCCAAGACCACTCCGGAGCAGAAGCGGGTCCGGTTCCGGGAACTCCTGGCCTCCGGGACCATCCAGCAGTTCCCGGGCGCCTTCAACCCGCTTTCGGCACGGCTGATCGAGGAAAAGGGCTTCGCCGGGGTCTACATCTCCGGCGCCGTGCTGGCCAACGATCTCGGCCTGCCGGACATCGGCCTGACCACCCTCACCGAAGTCGCCACCCGCGCCGGACAGATCGCCCGCATGACGGACCTGCCCGCGATCGTGGATGCGGACACCGGCTTCGGTGAACCCATGAACGTGGCCCGCACCGTCCAGGAAATCGAGAATGCCGGCCTGGCCGGGCTGCACATCGAGGACCAGTTCAACCCCAAGCGCTGCGGCCACCTGGACGGCAAGAACGTGGTGGACCTGGAGACTGCCACGAAACGCATCCGGGCAGCCGCGGATGCGCGACGGGACCCGAACTTCCTGATCATGGCCCGTACCGACATCCGCGCCACGGATGGGCTCGCAGCGGCCCAGGACCGCGCCCGGGCTCTCGTGGATGCCGGTGCGGACGCCATTTTCCCCGAAGCGATGGCCACCCTGGACGAGTTCCAGGCCATCCGCGACGCCGTGGACGTGCCAATCCTGGCAAACATGACGGAGTTCGGAAAGAGCGAACTCTTCACCGTGGACCAGCTCGCCGGGGTGGGCGTGAACATGGTGATCTATCCGGTGACCCTGCTCCGTAGTGCCATGGGCGCTGCTGAGCGTACGCTGGACTCGATCAAGGCTGAGGGAACACAGGAGGCACAGGTGGGCAGCATGCTGACCCGTGCGCGGCTGTACGACCTCGTTGACTACGAGGCCTACAACCGCTTCGACACCGGGGTCTTCAATTTCCAGGTCCCCGGGAAGCACTAA
- a CDS encoding MmgE/PrpD family protein — protein sequence MVKEHHVRVYKSEENLPREEQLAYKIAKVATDPVAVTDEVTDMVINRVIDNASVAIASLNRAPIVAARAQALAHGPSTGGKGAKVFGIGERVSPEWAAWANGVAVRELDYHDTFLAADYSHPGDNIPPILAVAQHTGASGHDLVRGIATGYEIQVNLVKAICLHKHKIDHVAHLGPSAAAGIGTLLRLDVETIFQSVGQALHTTTATRQSRKGEISTWKAHAPAFAGKMAVEAADRAMRGQTSPVPIYEGEDGVIAWMLDGPDASYLVPLPEAGEAKRAILDTYTKEHSAEYQAQAWIDLARKLNREHPEATDPANVKSVLIKTSHHTHYVIGSGANDPQKYSPTASRETLDHSIPYIFTVALQDGAWHHVDSYAPERAARPDTVDLWQKVCTEEDPEWTRRYHSLDIAEKAFGGSVEITLADGTVITDEIAVADAHPLGARPFGREQYVNKFRTLAAGLVEEPEIERFLAAVERLPELAAGELDQLNITAAPGVIDLGAAPKGLF from the coding sequence ATGGTTAAGGAACACCACGTCCGCGTATACAAGAGCGAGGAAAACCTGCCCCGCGAGGAGCAGCTCGCCTACAAGATCGCCAAGGTAGCCACCGATCCGGTGGCAGTTACCGACGAGGTGACAGACATGGTGATCAACCGGGTGATCGACAACGCCTCGGTGGCCATCGCGTCCTTGAACCGTGCTCCGATCGTGGCGGCCCGGGCCCAGGCGCTGGCGCATGGCCCCAGCACCGGCGGGAAGGGCGCCAAGGTCTTCGGTATCGGCGAGCGCGTCTCTCCCGAGTGGGCGGCGTGGGCCAACGGGGTGGCGGTGCGCGAACTGGATTACCACGACACCTTCCTGGCTGCCGACTATTCACACCCCGGAGATAACATTCCCCCGATCCTTGCCGTTGCCCAGCACACCGGGGCCAGCGGACACGACCTCGTGAGGGGCATCGCCACCGGGTACGAGATCCAGGTGAACCTGGTCAAGGCCATCTGCCTGCACAAGCACAAGATCGACCACGTGGCGCACTTGGGCCCGTCGGCTGCGGCGGGCATCGGTACCCTGCTGCGGCTCGACGTCGAAACCATCTTCCAGTCCGTGGGCCAGGCCCTGCACACCACCACGGCCACGCGGCAGTCGCGGAAGGGTGAGATCTCCACCTGGAAGGCGCACGCACCGGCGTTCGCCGGCAAGATGGCAGTGGAGGCCGCGGACCGTGCCATGCGCGGTCAGACCTCGCCGGTACCCATCTACGAGGGCGAGGACGGGGTGATCGCCTGGATGCTTGACGGCCCGGACGCTTCCTACCTGGTCCCGCTGCCGGAAGCCGGGGAGGCCAAGCGCGCCATCCTGGACACGTACACCAAGGAACATTCCGCCGAGTACCAGGCCCAGGCCTGGATCGACCTCGCGCGGAAGCTGAACCGTGAGCACCCCGAGGCCACCGACCCCGCGAACGTGAAGTCCGTGCTGATCAAGACGAGCCACCACACGCACTATGTGATCGGCTCCGGCGCGAACGATCCGCAGAAATACTCCCCCACCGCCTCGAGGGAAACCCTGGACCACTCCATCCCGTACATCTTCACAGTGGCGCTGCAGGATGGCGCGTGGCACCACGTGGACTCCTATGCCCCCGAACGCGCCGCACGCCCGGACACGGTGGACCTGTGGCAGAAAGTGTGCACCGAGGAAGATCCCGAGTGGACGCGGCGCTACCATTCCCTGGACATTGCCGAAAAGGCCTTCGGCGGTTCCGTGGAGATCACCCTCGCGGACGGCACAGTTATCACGGACGAGATCGCGGTGGCCGATGCCCACCCGCTCGGTGCCCGGCCCTTCGGCCGGGAGCAGTACGTCAACAAGTTCCGCACCCTCGCCGCCGGGCTAGTGGAGGAACCGGAAATCGAAAGGTTCCTGGCCGCCGTCGAACGCCTCCCGGAACTCGCCGCCGGCGAACTGGACCAACTGAACATCACTGCCGCGCCGGGGGTTATCGACCTGGGCGCCGCACCCAAGGGCCTTTTCTGA
- a CDS encoding GntR family transcriptional regulator encodes MRASDRAYEALRDDITEWRLLPGTVLAEVEQSERLGVSRTPLREALSRLTAEGLTTTAGSRGVVVTDVSLDDIDELFELRETLECKAAALAAERGDSAVFLQLQKEFLEAPALIDGSDPGRHAYYDLAGRLDAAIDAAASNSYLAQAMRGLRVHLVRVRRLAADDAPRLTSAAAEHAAIAEAIAAGNPRLAEAATTLHLHRSLSHVKNTHRPHDKEHHG; translated from the coding sequence ATGCGCGCCAGCGACAGGGCCTATGAAGCGCTGCGCGATGACATCACCGAATGGCGCCTCCTACCGGGCACGGTACTGGCGGAGGTGGAGCAGTCGGAACGCCTGGGTGTCTCGCGCACTCCCTTGCGGGAGGCGCTGAGCCGGCTCACGGCGGAAGGGCTGACGACGACGGCGGGCAGCCGCGGCGTCGTCGTCACCGACGTCTCACTGGACGACATCGACGAACTCTTCGAGCTGCGCGAAACCCTGGAGTGCAAAGCCGCGGCGCTCGCCGCCGAACGCGGCGACTCTGCCGTGTTCCTGCAGTTGCAGAAGGAATTCCTTGAGGCACCCGCCCTCATCGATGGCAGCGATCCGGGCCGGCACGCGTATTACGACCTCGCGGGGCGCCTCGACGCGGCCATCGATGCTGCTGCTTCCAACTCCTACCTGGCCCAGGCCATGCGCGGCCTGCGCGTGCACCTTGTCCGGGTCCGCAGGCTCGCCGCCGACGATGCGCCACGGCTCACTTCCGCTGCCGCCGAGCACGCAGCAATCGCCGAGGCCATAGCCGCCGGCAATCCCCGGCTGGCCGAGGCAGCCACCACCCTCCACCTGCACAGAAGCCTTTCACACGTCAAAAACACGCACAGGCCCCACGACAAGGAGCATCATGGTTAA
- a CDS encoding AMP-binding protein, whose protein sequence is MVTNSYRDTYDHSLREPGEFWLSAAARISWSTQPRRALDSSRAPLYGWFPDGVLNTSYNALDRHVEAGRGDQDALIFDSAMLGSQRRFSYAELTGLVARFAGVLRNSGVGKGDRVVIYMPMIPEAAIAMLATARLGAVHSVVFGGFAPKELASRIRDAAPAVVVTASGGIEPSRRIEYLPAVADALTLAGVPDLPVIVTAREGFTATAAEHGWLDWDSEMAAAQPAGPVDVAATDPLYILYTSGTTGTPKGVVRDNGGHAVALSWTLENVYGIGPGDVMWTASDVGWVVGHSYIVYGPLLAGATTVLYEGKPVGTPDAGAFWRVVRDHGVNVLFTAPTALRAIRKADPDAALLGAYDISSLRTLFTAGERLDTDTFHWASRTVRVPVVDHWWQTETGWAICANPRGLEELPIKPGSPSVPMPGFKLRIVDGFGEEVGPGSEGNIVLGLPLPPGTLATLWGDDERYVSSYLRAFDGCYATGDSGYRDEDGYVFVMGRTDDIINVAGHRLSTGAMEQVIGQHPAVAECAVIGLADPLKGQRPSGYVVLKSGVEVSQDVLEKDLVALVRRDIGAVADFKHVTVVEALPKTRSGKILRKTMRQIADGEEYTVPSTIEDAGVIDQLIGTLRPTPG, encoded by the coding sequence ATGGTCACCAACAGCTATCGGGACACTTACGACCACAGCCTCAGGGAGCCAGGGGAGTTCTGGCTCAGCGCGGCCGCAAGGATATCCTGGTCAACGCAGCCCCGGCGCGCCCTGGACTCCAGTAGGGCTCCGCTGTACGGCTGGTTTCCCGACGGCGTCCTGAATACCTCCTACAACGCCCTGGACCGCCATGTGGAGGCCGGCCGGGGGGACCAGGATGCCCTGATCTTCGATTCGGCCATGCTCGGCAGCCAGCGCCGGTTCAGCTATGCGGAACTCACCGGCCTTGTGGCGCGCTTTGCCGGGGTCCTTCGCAACAGCGGCGTGGGCAAGGGCGACCGCGTGGTGATCTACATGCCAATGATCCCCGAGGCCGCCATCGCCATGCTTGCCACGGCCCGGCTCGGGGCAGTGCATTCAGTGGTGTTTGGCGGATTCGCCCCAAAGGAGCTTGCATCCCGCATTCGGGATGCCGCCCCTGCCGTGGTGGTCACTGCCTCGGGCGGAATCGAGCCGTCACGCCGCATTGAATACCTCCCCGCCGTCGCGGATGCCCTCACCCTGGCCGGCGTGCCGGATCTCCCCGTTATCGTCACGGCACGGGAGGGTTTCACCGCCACGGCAGCGGAGCACGGCTGGCTGGACTGGGATTCCGAAATGGCCGCCGCCCAACCGGCCGGGCCGGTGGACGTCGCTGCTACGGATCCGCTGTACATCCTGTACACCTCCGGTACCACCGGGACGCCCAAGGGCGTGGTCCGGGACAACGGCGGACACGCGGTCGCCCTCAGTTGGACGCTCGAGAACGTCTACGGCATCGGTCCGGGAGACGTTATGTGGACCGCCTCGGATGTCGGCTGGGTGGTGGGGCACTCCTATATCGTCTACGGCCCGCTGCTGGCCGGCGCCACAACAGTCCTCTATGAGGGGAAACCGGTCGGAACCCCGGATGCCGGCGCCTTTTGGCGGGTGGTCCGGGACCACGGCGTCAACGTCCTGTTCACGGCGCCCACGGCACTGCGGGCCATCCGGAAGGCGGACCCGGATGCAGCCCTGCTGGGCGCCTACGACATTTCCAGCCTGCGCACCCTCTTCACGGCAGGGGAACGGCTGGACACGGACACGTTCCACTGGGCCTCGCGGACGGTGCGTGTCCCCGTGGTGGACCACTGGTGGCAAACGGAGACGGGCTGGGCCATCTGTGCCAATCCCCGCGGGCTGGAAGAGCTGCCGATCAAACCGGGTTCGCCCAGTGTTCCCATGCCGGGGTTCAAACTTCGCATCGTGGACGGCTTCGGGGAGGAGGTGGGGCCCGGAAGCGAAGGCAACATCGTGCTGGGCCTGCCGCTGCCGCCCGGGACGCTGGCAACGCTTTGGGGCGACGACGAACGCTATGTCTCCTCCTACCTGCGGGCTTTCGACGGCTGTTATGCCACCGGTGACTCGGGCTACCGGGACGAAGACGGCTACGTGTTCGTCATGGGGCGCACCGACGACATCATCAACGTGGCGGGACACAGGCTCTCCACCGGTGCCATGGAACAGGTCATTGGCCAGCACCCGGCCGTGGCCGAGTGCGCGGTGATCGGCCTCGCGGATCCGCTGAAGGGCCAGCGCCCCAGCGGCTACGTTGTGCTGAAGTCCGGGGTGGAGGTCTCGCAGGACGTCCTGGAAAAGGACCTGGTGGCGCTGGTGCGCCGGGACATCGGGGCCGTCGCCGACTTCAAGCACGTCACCGTGGTGGAGGCCCTGCCCAAGACCCGGTCAGGAAAGATCCTCCGCAAGACCATGCGCCAGATAGCCGACGGCGAGGAGTACACGGTGCCGTCCACCATCGAGGACGCCGGGGTGATAGACCAGCTCATCGGGACCCTCCGCCCCACGCCGGGGTGA
- a CDS encoding response regulator codes for MSNIRVLIVEDEAIASAAHAAYIGRLPGFELAGSAPDGQSALRLLGEFSAAGNPVELVLLDMNLPDLHGLDIARRMRAAGILADIIAITAVRELAIVRSAVAIGVVQYLIKPFTFATFADKLESYRQFRQQLAGHDAGSGKTGASQSEVDQAFASLRAPSELPLPKGLSVSTLDSVQDFVKQQRDAVSATEVMDALGMSRVTARRYLEYLADAGTVSRTARYGTPGRPENEYRWNAR; via the coding sequence GTGAGCAACATCCGGGTCCTCATCGTTGAGGACGAGGCCATCGCATCAGCCGCACACGCGGCCTACATCGGGCGGTTGCCGGGCTTTGAACTGGCCGGAAGCGCTCCTGACGGCCAGTCTGCCCTCCGCCTGCTCGGCGAATTCTCCGCGGCAGGCAACCCGGTGGAGCTGGTCCTCCTGGACATGAACCTCCCGGACCTCCACGGGCTGGACATTGCGCGGCGCATGCGGGCGGCCGGCATCCTGGCGGACATCATTGCCATCACGGCGGTGCGGGAACTGGCGATCGTCCGGAGCGCGGTGGCCATTGGCGTGGTCCAGTACCTGATCAAGCCGTTCACCTTTGCCACTTTCGCCGACAAGCTGGAGAGTTACCGGCAGTTCCGGCAGCAGCTCGCAGGCCATGACGCAGGATCCGGGAAGACCGGCGCGTCCCAAAGCGAAGTGGACCAGGCTTTCGCCAGTTTGCGGGCGCCGTCCGAACTCCCCCTGCCCAAGGGCCTCTCGGTTTCCACGCTGGACTCGGTGCAGGACTTCGTCAAACAGCAGCGCGATGCCGTCTCGGCCACGGAGGTCATGGACGCCCTCGGCATGTCCCGCGTCACCGCGCGGCGCTACCTGGAGTACCTGGCCGATGCAGGTACAGTCTCCAGGACTGCCCGGTACGGCACCCCGGGCAGGCCGGAGAACGAGTACCGCTGGAACGCGCGCTGA